Genomic window (Daucus carota subsp. sativus chromosome 5, DH1 v3.0, whole genome shotgun sequence):
aatgcccatccctagACCAAGTCGACCGACTAGTCGATAAGTTGATTAATTAGTCGACCAAGTCGACCGACTAGTCGATAAGTTGATTAATTAGTCGACCAAGTCGACCCACTAGTCGACAATTCGCAAGTCGACCTCTCAAGTCGATTTTCTCAacccgactagtcgactagtcgtgactagtcgactagtcgagcGCCGTGACAACAATGACGTACACAGTTACTTGGTCAATGGTCATAATACATATGTTCGTTAGCATGAACTAATGACTATTGCTTAAGCATATAACACGAACAGATTGTGCTTCTATCATACACACAAAAATAACAACATATAGATTTTCATCTTGTATCAAATACAGAATTACAGATGCCTAGTTAGCATGAAATAATCAGATTAACCATTTCTTAAGAACATCACACGAACAGATTGTGCTAATATGATCCACTAAAATAACAAATACACAAATTCATCTTGCATAAAAGCACACTTCCCAGATTATTCCAATCAGATATTAAGATGGCTCTTACCGCTTAGTGGCGTGATACTTTAgttgtataaaattattacaGTACCCATACCGGTCATAAGGTCATACTATACATGTAAATAAAACTATCATGTAGACCCTAAATGTCATACAGAGGGAAAgttcaaatcatcaaaaataaCATGCAACTCTACAGAATATTATCTCCCTTATATAACAGAACTACAAAAGCACATATGGAGTGGATGTATTTAAGTATACTAGCTATTGAGTTAGTTCAGTGTATACATACAAAGTATGAACCAAATGCCAAGACAGCACCAGCAAAAGGAGCAGTAAGTAAGTTCATTCCGGCCCAGTCCATCACTGCAATAGCAACCAAATATATATAGGATTTTGTTAATACACATCACTCCAATGACACATGACCTATCAACAAGATGCCATTTTATATGctattcttttgtttgtttgtttgtttggcAAAGTATACTCAATCATGCAtttctctttcttattactTTAGACATTAAGAaaaccaaaatattatttgcaaaCTGCAGAGCTTAAAGTAGAGGGGCGGGAGATACTTACTTGACAGAATCACTACAAAGACAATGTAGAATATCGACTGTGCGTGCGAGGATGGCATCCCAGGGTCCGATTTTGAGGCTGATGAAGGTCGCTCCTGGTTTAGTATCTTCTTTAGGGTGATGGAGAGGCCAACATTTAGGATGGCACCCATTGTAATCCAAATTGCTTTTGCATCATGCCTCAAAATGAGGACTAGAGAAAAGAGTGCTACCATAAGCCACTTGCTCTGGAATGAAATGTTCAATTAGTAGGAAATCATACTGGACAAATCctttaattttcatttacaagAAAATCATATCATAAACTACTGACAATCTGACAGTATATAAAACAGCTGTGTAATCACACAGATTAGCAAAACAAAATTCCAAGTAGGGGTGTTGTACGTTGCTCAACAAGATAAACGGAATCccgagaaatatataaaatcaataaCGAGCTGATATATACATCAGCACTTCAACAACAGAAACTGCAATTACATTCCTTCTACTTAAAAGTTTTAGAATGAGTTAAGAACTAGATAAAACTTTTTAATCTATTTTGTGGACTTCTGTCAATAATTTTCATCCAATTCCAAAAGTTTTTAGTAAAGTTCATCCAATTCAACCAACAAACTGATGCTCATTACTTGCTGTcatactttcaaaattaaaagttaagcaattgcataaaataaaaaaactaccGAGTCCTTTCCGTTCTCCAGAAAAAACAGAATGTAGCAGGGAAGCAACATCAGAGCTCGTGAATTTACATCTCTGACTCTAATAACAATGCATAGCTCTCGACACCGCAATTAATTACATAGGAAAATTAGTTTATTAGGTTTTTTCTCTTGCTGTTACGCCAGAATTAAAATGTAAACAATTTTCGGTAAACATATCTGCTCCCATACTTTCTATAAATAGGAATGTTCAATTTGTATCTGGCTCAACCAAACTACCCACTCATTCTTGTAGTTTGTACATACAACCACTAGTTGACTTTCTCTAATTTCAAATGTCTATTAACACAAATCTCTCTTAAACATGAATTATTAACAAAAGAACATAAGTTATTATCAGCAAAAGAAGTAGAAACAAACCAGATGATTGAGAGTGGCTTCGAGTGGATTCGAGTTCAACCGAGTCAACCCGTCGGCAACAAGAGCTTCTTGCTCAAGAGCTCCGACACTTTGTTGTCGTTGTTCCACGTCATCCCTGTCCGTAGACACGCGAGTTGTAGCTGACTCAATCATGCTCATTCGACGCTGCCCAAAGCTGTTATTACACGTATAAAACAACTTGTGTCTATTCTGGGACGAGGTATTGAGGTTGTTGCGGACATATAAATTGCTCCACTCGTGACTAGGAGGTTTGAATTGATGAAGAAAAGGGGGAGTTATAAGCCTCTTGCAAATGTACGACATTTGTTATCGTTTACTTTCCTGTACACGCAACTCGACTCGAGTCACTCGATCTATAAAGGGTTGAATAATAAGATTATTAGGATTCCGTACGTGAATGCcaaagtatattgatttttttattattgtttttagcAGGGCCGTTTGGGACTTTTTTGAGGCCCTGTGCTGACTTTAAGAATGAGTCCCTTccaaatgacaaaacaaaattttaatatatttaaaataacaaaatatcataaacaaaattagactactacaactgaaaaattgtttgttttttgagTAGTTAGACTTAAATATGTGTGTGGGCGTGTGAGATTTATTGCTTGTACAGTGTACTAGTTTgcggggagagagagggagttgagaattgattagtgtttaaataaaataatgataaaaattagagagatattaatattatattatatttatcatgagTATACCAAAAGATAGAAagtagtcataaattgggggcccTAAATTTTCATGGGCCCTGTGCTGTTGCACTTGTTGCACTCCCTCAAAACCGGCCCTGGTTTTTAGCCTAAAGAGGGAGAAtctgtttgttttatttaacgTTAAATTATTTTCCACTATCTTCGTAAGGAAACAGCGGATAAGTATCTATAACTGCTGCCTGCTGGTATATTCTTATTCACGGTCGGTATCGGAGCATATCACCTGGGGCGGTAGAACCCCGGCTGTTTAGTATTATATTTcgtactacctccgtcccattttatatgaatgggtttgactttcacggagattaagaaaaaagtagtaaatgtagttgaaaagtgggtaaagtggtgggatctatcaatatttaataatagatttgggatagtggagaaaagtagtgggtgtaatagtgtttatttaataataagagagtataaaatatagagttagtgggtgtaatagtaaaaagtagtgttcaaaaatagtaagtattctaggttcattctttttgggacgtccaaaaagaaaatgaggtcacataaaatgggacggagggagtaccattttagttgtcacatttctatttttgttagtcaaattgactaaattttgaccaaagattatgaatcactctttcattattttaaaaaattgaaaattacatttctaaagtagattaaaagtaatttccgatgatatattttttttaattttatcaattaataaaatattagtaaatttcagtcaatttgaccggcacaaaaccaaatttgACAACCAAAATGAGACAGAGGGTGTATATAACTAGTTGtgacggcctataaaaattatattaataattcaatattaatatttgtcgaatgcaataattttgtggctgtttataaaaagtatattaatgattaaaattaatatttgtaggataaaataaattttatatcataaaaatcttgatgtaataccaatactaatatataaaattgcaaaattggactataattgtAACGACCCAATTCTTAAAGCCAATAATTAATACTCAAATGCTAAATCTCAAATCTCAAATgtcatttaatataataaaatccaaatgcatcgac
Coding sequences:
- the LOC108224087 gene encoding lipid phosphate phosphatase epsilon 2, chloroplastic, coding for MSYICKRLITPPFLHQFKPPSHEWSNLYVRNNLNTSSQNRHKLFYTCNNSFGQRRMSMIESATTRVSTDRDDVEQRQQSVGALEQEALVADGLTRLNSNPLEATLNHLSKWLMVALFSLVLILRHDAKAIWITMGAILNVGLSITLKKILNQERPSSASKSDPGMPSSHAQSIFYIVFVVILSMMDWAGMNLLTAPFAGAVLAFGSYFAWLRVSQGFHTISQVVVGAVAGSVFSGLWFWLWDAIVLEAFISNFWIRVLVVVGGVGCILRFALFVIQDWIMAEH